In Microbulbifer salipaludis, a genomic segment contains:
- the trmJ gene encoding tRNA (cytosine(32)/uridine(32)-2'-O)-methyltransferase TrmJ, which produces MATSPSETASKSASPHALAALDNIRVVLVNSAHPGNIGGAARALKNMGLSQLYLVQPREFPAANAVWRAAGAAELLDSAVVVETLEEAVADCGLVVATSARERRIPWPLLTPRECGARAVAEAQSHPVALVFGREDRGLTNEELQACNFHVHIPANPEYSSLNLATAVQVLVYEARMAALEAERGEALSYSDWDRPPAKAGDMELYYDHLQLALGELGFIDPDNPRQTMTRLRRLFSRVRPDDMELGILRGMLTAIQNHIHRAGGKGRPD; this is translated from the coding sequence ATGGCGACTTCTCCTTCCGAAACCGCATCCAAATCGGCGTCCCCGCACGCCCTGGCCGCTCTGGACAATATCCGGGTGGTGCTGGTGAATAGCGCGCACCCGGGCAATATCGGTGGCGCCGCGCGCGCCCTCAAGAACATGGGGCTGAGCCAGTTATACCTGGTGCAGCCACGGGAATTCCCCGCCGCGAATGCGGTTTGGCGCGCTGCCGGCGCCGCCGAACTGCTGGACAGTGCGGTGGTTGTGGAAACCCTTGAAGAGGCCGTGGCTGACTGTGGCCTGGTAGTCGCAACCAGCGCACGGGAGCGCCGCATTCCCTGGCCACTGCTGACGCCGCGGGAGTGCGGCGCGCGCGCGGTAGCGGAAGCCCAGTCTCACCCGGTAGCGCTGGTGTTCGGGCGTGAAGACCGTGGCCTCACCAATGAAGAGCTGCAGGCGTGTAACTTTCATGTGCATATTCCGGCCAATCCGGAGTATAGCTCCCTCAATCTCGCGACCGCGGTACAGGTGCTGGTCTACGAGGCGCGTATGGCGGCGCTGGAGGCGGAGAGAGGGGAGGCGCTGAGCTATTCCGACTGGGACCGACCGCCGGCCAAGGCCGGGGATATGGAGCTCTACTACGACCACCTGCAGCTGGCGCTGGGGGAGCTGGGTTTTATCGACCCGGACAACCCCCGGCAGACGATGACCCGATTGCGCAGACTGTTCAGTCGCGTGCGTCCGGATGATATGGAGCTGGGTATCCTGCGCGGCATGCTGACCGCCATCCAGAACCACATTCATCGCGCGGGCGGTAAGGGGCGACCTGACTGA
- the iscR gene encoding Fe-S cluster assembly transcriptional regulator IscR: MRLTTKGRYAVTAMLDLALHAERGPISLADISKRQDISLSYLEQLFSRLRQSGLVSSVRGPGGGYRLARTTAEICVAEIIDAVNESVDATSCGGNSDCSAGEQCLTHYLWTDLSHQIHGFLTGISLADMVARAEVQEVARRQDGRDAAGAAEQALEQKVAIIGGLQ; the protein is encoded by the coding sequence ATGCGTTTGACAACCAAAGGGCGGTACGCGGTCACAGCAATGCTGGACCTGGCGTTGCACGCCGAGCGCGGACCGATCAGTCTGGCGGACATCTCCAAGCGCCAGGATATATCCCTGTCGTACCTCGAGCAGTTGTTTTCCCGGTTGCGCCAGTCTGGCCTGGTGTCCAGCGTGCGCGGTCCCGGTGGCGGTTACCGCCTGGCCCGCACCACCGCAGAGATTTGCGTGGCCGAAATCATCGACGCGGTCAACGAGTCGGTGGACGCCACCAGCTGTGGCGGCAACAGCGACTGCTCTGCCGGTGAGCAGTGCCTTACCCACTACCTGTGGACAGACCTCAGTCATCAGATTCACGGCTTCCTCACCGGTATCAGCCTAGCCGATATGGTTGCGCGCGCTGAAGTGCAGGAAGTGGCTCGTCGTCAGGACGGGCGCGATGCGGCGGGTGCCGCAGAGCAGGCGTTAGAGCAGAAAGTAGCGATTATTGGCGGCTTGCAGTAA
- a CDS encoding IscS subfamily cysteine desulfurase, giving the protein MKLPIYLDYSATCPVDPRVASKMAEQLTMEGNFGNPASRSHVFGWKAEEAVEDARRHVAELINADPREIVWTSGATESDNLAIKGAAHFYQGRGKHIITSKIEHKAVLDTCRQLEREGFEVTYLNPKEDGIVYPEQVAEAMRDDTILVSLMHVNNEIGVINDIAAIGELCRERKIIFHVDAAQSPGKIDIDLAEMKVDLMSFSAHKIYGPKGIGALYVRRKPRVRLEAQMHGGGHERGMRSGTLPTHQIVGMGEAFRIAKEEMAEEAKRVLALRDRFWNQISDMEEVHINGSVEQRVPGNLNVSFAFVEGESLIMSLKNLAISSGSACTSASLEPSYVLRALGVNDELAHSSLRFSFGRFTTEQDVDIAAKEVRQAVEKLRELSPLWDMYKDGVDLSTIEWAAH; this is encoded by the coding sequence ATGAAGCTTCCCATTTATCTGGATTATTCGGCAACCTGCCCGGTAGACCCGCGCGTCGCCAGTAAGATGGCGGAGCAGTTGACCATGGAGGGCAACTTCGGTAACCCCGCGTCCCGCTCCCACGTGTTTGGCTGGAAGGCGGAAGAGGCCGTGGAAGATGCCCGTCGCCACGTGGCGGAGCTGATCAACGCGGACCCCCGCGAAATCGTGTGGACCAGCGGTGCCACCGAGTCTGACAACCTTGCGATCAAGGGCGCTGCGCACTTTTACCAGGGCCGTGGCAAGCACATTATCACCTCCAAGATTGAGCACAAAGCGGTACTCGATACCTGCCGCCAGCTGGAGCGCGAAGGGTTTGAAGTGACCTACCTGAATCCGAAGGAAGACGGCATCGTCTACCCGGAGCAGGTGGCAGAAGCCATGCGCGACGACACCATTCTGGTCAGTTTGATGCACGTCAACAACGAGATTGGCGTGATCAACGATATCGCGGCCATCGGTGAGCTGTGCCGTGAGCGCAAGATCATCTTCCACGTGGACGCCGCTCAGAGCCCTGGCAAGATCGATATCGACCTGGCGGAAATGAAGGTCGACCTGATGTCGTTCTCCGCTCACAAAATTTACGGCCCCAAAGGCATCGGTGCCCTGTACGTGCGCCGCAAGCCGCGTGTGCGTCTCGAAGCCCAGATGCACGGTGGTGGTCACGAGCGCGGTATGCGTTCCGGCACTCTGCCTACCCACCAGATTGTTGGCATGGGTGAAGCCTTCCGAATTGCCAAGGAAGAAATGGCGGAAGAGGCCAAGCGTGTGCTGGCCCTGCGTGATCGCTTCTGGAACCAGATTTCTGATATGGAAGAGGTGCACATTAACGGTTCTGTTGAGCAGCGTGTGCCCGGCAACCTGAATGTCAGTTTTGCGTTTGTAGAAGGCGAGAGCCTGATCATGTCGCTGAAAAACCTGGCGATTTCCTCCGGTTCTGCCTGCACCTCCGCGAGCCTGGAGCCCAGTTATGTACTGCGGGCCCTGGGCGTGAACGATGAGCTGGCCCACAGCTCCCTGCGTTTCAGTTTCGGCCGTTTCACCACGGAACAGGATGTGGATATTGCGGCCAAAGAAGTAAGGCAGGCGGTCGAAAAACTGCGCGAACTGTCTCCGCTGTGGGATATGTATAAGGATGGTGTTGATCTCAGCACCATCGAGTGGGCGGCGCATTAA
- the iscU gene encoding Fe-S cluster assembly scaffold IscU: MAYSDKVIDHYEHPRNVGRLDDNADNVGTGMVGAPACGDVMRLQIQVNDSGIIEDAKFKTYGCGSAIASSSLLTEWVKGKSLDEAAQIKNTEIAEELALPPVKIHCSVLAEDAIKAAVKNIREKRGEKSEEAAG, encoded by the coding sequence ATGGCCTATAGCGATAAAGTAATTGACCACTATGAACACCCGCGCAACGTTGGTCGTCTCGACGACAACGCGGACAACGTGGGTACCGGCATGGTCGGCGCGCCGGCCTGTGGCGACGTTATGCGCCTGCAGATCCAGGTGAATGACAGCGGCATCATTGAAGACGCCAAGTTCAAAACCTACGGCTGCGGCTCTGCCATTGCATCAAGTTCCCTGCTGACCGAGTGGGTGAAAGGCAAGAGCCTGGACGAGGCCGCGCAGATCAAGAACACCGAAATCGCCGAAGAGCTGGCATTGCCGCCGGTGAAAATTCACTGCTCCGTACTCGCGGAAGATGCGATCAAGGCGGCAGTGAAGAATATCCGTGAAAAGCGCGGCGAAAAGTCCGAAGAAGCGGCAGGCTGA
- the iscA gene encoding iron-sulfur cluster assembly protein IscA — protein MAITMTQAAQAHVAKQLASRGKGIGIRVGVKTAGCSGMAYVLEFVDEAAPEDTVFEGDGVKLVVDPKSLAYLDGTELDFVKEGLNEGFAFKNPNVKNECGCGESFHV, from the coding sequence ATGGCAATTACCATGACCCAAGCAGCCCAGGCCCATGTCGCCAAACAATTGGCGAGCCGGGGAAAGGGTATCGGTATTCGCGTCGGCGTAAAGACCGCCGGCTGTTCCGGTATGGCTTATGTCCTCGAATTTGTGGATGAGGCTGCGCCAGAAGATACGGTATTTGAAGGCGATGGCGTGAAGCTGGTGGTAGACCCCAAGAGTCTCGCCTACCTCGATGGCACCGAGCTGGATTTCGTGAAGGAAGGGCTGAACGAAGGTTTTGCCTTCAAGAATCCCAACGTGAAGAATGAGTGCGGCTGCGGCGAGAGCTTCCACGTTTAG
- the hscB gene encoding co-chaperone HscB has translation MELQQNYFEIFGLPVAYEVDRQALSKRYRELQQEFHPDRFAAKSEREQMLSMQYAAQINEANNTLKDPVARAAYLLQLAGVEISPEQTTADGEFLMQQMVLRERLEDVRGATDPEAELASLEREASQLFTAQESAFSSALDAAELEAAKSALLKLQFLAKLQRQIEALEEDLLD, from the coding sequence ATGGAACTGCAACAGAATTACTTTGAAATCTTCGGCTTGCCCGTGGCTTACGAGGTAGACCGGCAGGCACTGTCAAAGCGATACCGCGAGCTGCAGCAGGAATTTCATCCGGACCGTTTCGCCGCAAAATCGGAGCGGGAGCAGATGCTGTCGATGCAGTATGCCGCGCAGATCAATGAAGCGAACAATACCCTGAAAGACCCGGTGGCCCGCGCGGCTTACCTGCTGCAGCTGGCCGGTGTTGAAATCAGCCCGGAACAGACCACCGCCGATGGCGAATTTCTGATGCAGCAGATGGTGTTGCGCGAACGTCTGGAAGACGTGCGTGGCGCCACCGATCCCGAGGCGGAGCTGGCGTCGCTGGAGCGTGAAGCATCACAGCTGTTTACCGCACAGGAGTCTGCGTTTTCTTCCGCCCTGGATGCCGCTGAGCTCGAGGCCGCCAAAAGTGCGTTACTGAAACTCCAGTTTCTCGCCAAGCTGCAGCGGCAGATTGAAGCACTTGAAGAAGATTTGCTGGACTGA
- the hscA gene encoding Fe-S protein assembly chaperone HscA produces MALLQISEPGQTPEPHQRKRAVGIDLGTTNSLVATVRSGSAESLPAEDGRVILPSAVRYTESGVEVGYGARAAAGEDPYNTLISVKRFMGRGLADIKSFGDQLPYHFAEDDGGMPAIETVAGAVNPVQVSAEILKVLAKRGAASLGGPLDGAVITVPAYFDEAQRQATKDAARLAGLKVLRLLNEPTAAAVAYGLDKPEEGSDAVDKTIAVYDLGGGTFDISILRLSKGVFEVLSTGGDSALGGDDFDRAVAEWIAVEAGLGTDHDASAQRNLLNAACAAKEALASEAAVAVNYGNWSAELSRDKLAELLDPLIAKTLRACKRALRDADLSAEDIAEVVLVGGSTRTLRVREKVQEFFGREPHADIDPDQVVAIGAALQADVLVGNKSREDLLLLDVIPLSLGIETMGGLTEKLIHRNTTIPVAKAQEFTTFKDGQTAMAIHVVQGERELVQDCRSLARFELRGIPPMVAGAAHIRVTFQVDADGLLSVTAMEKSSGVQAEITVKPSYGLGDADITRMLQDSYANAEEDIAARALREAQVEAERTLEAMLVALNEDGADLLTEGELGALERAMQALRLAHNGGTPEEIRSRIDELNTLSEPYAARRMDKSIKRAMQGHSLDEFDKP; encoded by the coding sequence ATGGCATTACTGCAGATTTCCGAACCCGGCCAAACCCCTGAGCCCCACCAGCGCAAGCGCGCGGTGGGAATCGACCTGGGCACCACCAACTCGCTGGTGGCGACCGTCCGCAGTGGTTCCGCGGAATCACTGCCCGCCGAAGACGGGCGGGTGATCCTGCCCTCTGCGGTGCGCTATACCGAAAGTGGCGTTGAGGTGGGTTACGGCGCGCGTGCGGCGGCCGGTGAAGACCCCTACAACACCCTGATCTCGGTCAAGCGATTCATGGGGCGCGGTCTGGCAGACATCAAGAGCTTCGGCGATCAGCTGCCGTACCACTTTGCTGAAGACGATGGAGGTATGCCGGCGATCGAAACCGTTGCCGGTGCGGTCAACCCGGTACAGGTGTCTGCGGAGATTCTCAAGGTGCTGGCCAAGCGCGGTGCCGCGTCCCTTGGCGGGCCGCTGGATGGTGCGGTAATTACCGTGCCTGCCTATTTCGATGAAGCCCAACGCCAGGCCACCAAGGATGCGGCTAGGCTCGCGGGCCTCAAAGTGCTGCGCCTGCTCAACGAGCCCACCGCCGCGGCGGTGGCCTACGGTCTCGACAAGCCTGAAGAGGGCAGCGACGCGGTCGACAAAACCATCGCGGTGTATGACCTCGGTGGTGGCACCTTTGATATTTCCATTCTGCGCCTGTCCAAGGGTGTTTTCGAAGTGCTCTCCACCGGCGGTGACAGTGCCCTTGGTGGCGACGATTTTGACCGCGCCGTGGCCGAGTGGATCGCGGTGGAAGCGGGGCTGGGCACCGACCACGACGCCTCTGCCCAGCGCAATTTACTGAATGCCGCCTGCGCCGCCAAAGAGGCGCTGGCAAGCGAGGCAGCCGTAGCGGTCAATTACGGCAACTGGTCGGCGGAACTGAGCCGCGATAAGCTTGCCGAGCTGCTGGATCCGCTGATTGCCAAAACCCTCCGTGCCTGCAAGCGTGCCCTGCGCGATGCGGATCTGTCCGCGGAAGATATTGCCGAAGTGGTGCTGGTAGGCGGCTCGACGCGCACCCTGCGCGTGCGCGAAAAAGTGCAGGAATTCTTCGGTCGCGAACCCCATGCGGATATCGACCCGGATCAGGTGGTCGCCATTGGCGCGGCCCTGCAGGCGGATGTGCTGGTGGGCAACAAGTCCCGTGAAGACCTGCTGTTGCTGGATGTGATCCCGCTGTCGCTGGGCATCGAGACCATGGGTGGTCTCACCGAAAAACTGATTCACCGCAACACCACCATTCCTGTCGCCAAGGCTCAGGAGTTCACCACCTTCAAGGACGGCCAGACGGCCATGGCCATTCACGTGGTGCAGGGCGAGCGGGAGCTGGTGCAGGACTGTCGTTCACTGGCGCGCTTCGAACTGCGCGGCATTCCGCCGATGGTGGCTGGTGCGGCGCATATTCGCGTAACCTTCCAGGTGGATGCGGACGGCCTGCTGTCGGTGACAGCAATGGAAAAAAGCAGCGGTGTACAGGCGGAGATCACCGTCAAACCGTCCTACGGACTGGGGGATGCCGACATCACCCGCATGCTGCAGGACTCCTACGCCAATGCCGAAGAAGACATCGCCGCGCGTGCCTTGCGCGAGGCCCAGGTAGAAGCCGAGCGGACCCTCGAGGCCATGCTGGTGGCGCTGAACGAAGACGGCGCCGATCTGCTGACGGAGGGCGAGCTGGGGGCACTGGAGCGCGCAATGCAGGCGCTGCGCCTGGCCCACAATGGTGGCACCCCGGAAGAAATTCGCAGCCGCATTGACGAGCTGAACACGCTGTCTGAGCCTTATGCCGCGCGCCGCATGGACAAGTCCATCAAACGCGCCATGCAAGGCCACAGCCTGGATGAATTCGACAAGCCCTGA
- the fdx gene encoding ISC system 2Fe-2S type ferredoxin, which produces MPKIVFLPHEELCPEGKVIEVEPGVTVCDAALQHGVEIEHACEKSCACTTCHVIVREGFDSLGEPDELEEDMLDKAWGLEPESRLSCQAVVDKEDLVVEIPKYTINQVSERH; this is translated from the coding sequence ATGCCGAAAATAGTTTTCCTGCCCCACGAAGAATTGTGTCCGGAAGGCAAGGTGATCGAAGTGGAGCCGGGTGTCACCGTGTGCGATGCGGCACTGCAGCACGGCGTTGAAATCGAGCACGCCTGTGAGAAGTCCTGCGCCTGTACCACCTGCCATGTGATCGTGCGCGAGGGGTTCGATTCCCTCGGGGAGCCGGACGAGCTGGAAGAAGACATGCTGGACAAAGCCTGGGGCCTGGAGCCCGAATCGCGCCTGTCGTGCCAGGCGGTTGTGGATAAGGAAGACCTGGTGGTCGAGATTCCCAAGTACACCATCAACCAGGTTTCCGAGCGCCACTGA
- the iscX gene encoding Fe-S cluster assembly protein IscX — protein MKWTDIHDIAIELCDRHPDVDPLQVNFVDLRQWVMDLPEFDDDPNRCGEKILEAIQAAWIEENE, from the coding sequence ATGAAGTGGACGGACATTCACGATATTGCCATTGAGCTCTGCGACCGCCATCCGGACGTCGACCCGCTGCAGGTCAACTTCGTCGATCTGCGCCAGTGGGTGATGGATCTGCCGGAGTTTGACGACGACCCTAATCGCTGCGGCGAGAAGATTCTGGAGGCCATTCAGGCGGCCTGGATCGAAGAGAACGAATAG
- the ndk gene encoding nucleoside-diphosphate kinase — translation MALERTLSIIKPDAVAKNVIGEIESRFEKAGLRIVAMKMVQLSQEKAEGFYAEHKERPFFKDLVEFMTSGPVVVQVLEGENAILANRDLMGATNPKEADAGTIRADFADSIDANAVHGSDSAASAEREVSYFFSDEEICAR, via the coding sequence ATGGCCCTGGAACGCACCCTGTCCATCATCAAGCCGGACGCCGTAGCCAAGAACGTGATCGGCGAAATCGAGAGCCGCTTCGAGAAAGCCGGTCTGCGCATCGTTGCCATGAAAATGGTTCAGCTGTCTCAGGAAAAGGCTGAAGGCTTCTACGCCGAGCACAAAGAGCGTCCTTTCTTCAAGGATCTGGTTGAATTCATGACTTCCGGCCCGGTTGTTGTACAGGTTCTGGAAGGCGAAAACGCCATCCTGGCCAACCGCGACCTGATGGGCGCTACCAACCCGAAAGAAGCCGACGCCGGCACCATCCGCGCTGACTTTGCCGACAGCATCGACGCCAACGCGGTACACGGCTCTGACTCTGCCGCTTCCGCCGAGCGCGAAGTGAGCTACTTCTTCTCTGACGAAGAAATCTGCGCACGTTAA
- the rlmN gene encoding 23S rRNA (adenine(2503)-C(2))-methyltransferase RlmN produces MTDVQTVQAETHQAEKVNLLGLSVDKLADFFAGLGEKRFRAVQVLKWIHQNGVDDFEQMTNVSKAMRAKLAEISEVRAPKVLKQMDSADGTRKWLIEVAGGNVIETVYIPDGDRGTLCVSSQVGCSLDCSFCATGKQGFNRDLTAAEIIGQVWIACKSFGQLQPNGPRKVTNVVMMGMGEPLLNFDNVVDAMNLMMEDNAYGISKRRVTLSTSGVVPALDRLAEVTDVSLAISLHAPNDELRNVLVPINKKYPIAMLLDSAKRYIENMPDNHRKMTIEYTMIREVNDRPEHAEQLAELLRDVPVKINLIPFNPFELSDYQRVSNNALRRFQQILLDKGYTVTVRTTRGDDIAAACGQLAGQVNDRTRRSERYRNAERPVRIVSPQA; encoded by the coding sequence ATGACCGACGTACAAACCGTACAAGCCGAAACCCATCAAGCGGAAAAAGTGAACCTGCTGGGCCTGTCTGTGGACAAGCTCGCGGACTTCTTTGCCGGTTTGGGCGAAAAGCGCTTCCGTGCGGTGCAGGTACTGAAGTGGATTCACCAGAACGGCGTGGACGATTTCGAGCAAATGACCAATGTCAGCAAGGCCATGCGTGCCAAGCTGGCAGAAATCTCCGAAGTGCGCGCCCCCAAGGTCCTCAAGCAGATGGACTCTGCCGATGGCACCCGCAAGTGGCTGATCGAAGTCGCCGGCGGCAATGTGATCGAGACCGTGTATATCCCCGATGGTGACCGCGGCACCCTGTGTGTGTCCTCCCAGGTGGGCTGCTCGCTGGATTGCAGCTTCTGCGCCACCGGTAAACAGGGTTTCAACCGCGACCTGACCGCCGCCGAGATCATTGGTCAGGTGTGGATCGCGTGTAAGTCGTTCGGGCAGTTGCAGCCCAACGGGCCGCGCAAAGTAACCAACGTGGTGATGATGGGCATGGGCGAGCCCCTGCTCAATTTCGACAACGTGGTCGATGCCATGAACCTGATGATGGAAGACAATGCCTACGGCATCTCCAAGCGTCGGGTAACCCTGAGTACTTCCGGTGTGGTGCCGGCCCTGGATCGCCTGGCTGAGGTGACCGATGTGAGCCTGGCCATTTCCCTGCACGCGCCTAACGACGAGCTGCGCAATGTGCTGGTGCCGATCAACAAGAAGTACCCCATCGCCATGCTGCTCGACAGCGCCAAGCGCTATATCGAGAACATGCCGGACAATCATCGCAAGATGACCATCGAGTACACCATGATCCGGGAAGTGAACGATCGCCCGGAGCACGCAGAACAGCTGGCCGAGCTGCTGCGCGATGTGCCGGTGAAGATAAATCTGATACCCTTCAATCCGTTTGAGCTGTCCGACTATCAGCGGGTCAGCAATAACGCTTTGCGACGTTTTCAACAGATTTTGTTGGACAAAGGCTATACCGTAACCGTGCGTACCACCCGTGGGGATGATATTGCCGCGGCCTGTGGCCAGCTGGCCGGTCAGGTGAATGACCGCACACGCCGCTCCGAGCGCTATCGCAACGCCGAGCGCCCGGTGAGGATCGTCAGCCCCCAAGCATAA
- the pilW gene encoding type IV pilus biogenesis/stability protein PilW, translated as MLAKISNPVAIAGLLVSLLLAGCVTTGPGGKQVDLDKARETHIQLGLRYLQSGGDNREMARHHFQQALELGRKDPRAHHGLALLYQADGELPVAESHFKKALRYDRDFSMARVNYGVFLYQQERYEDAKEQFLIASEDLTYNRRSYALANLGRAELRLHELEGAERAFKKALALSRDLPVALLELAELKFEQQDYAQAKQYLDRYSEKNRQVPQSLWLGIRIEKIFGNRDKEKSYALALKNLFPYSAETLKYQQTMAENEQ; from the coding sequence GTGTTAGCAAAAATTTCCAATCCGGTAGCCATTGCCGGGTTACTCGTATCCCTGCTGCTTGCTGGCTGTGTGACCACTGGTCCCGGTGGCAAGCAGGTCGATCTCGACAAGGCCCGCGAAACCCATATTCAGCTCGGTTTGCGCTATCTGCAGAGCGGTGGCGACAACCGCGAGATGGCCCGTCATCATTTCCAGCAGGCCCTCGAGCTCGGCAGGAAGGACCCGCGCGCGCACCATGGCCTCGCGCTCCTGTATCAGGCCGATGGCGAGCTGCCGGTGGCGGAGTCGCACTTTAAAAAGGCGCTGCGCTACGACCGCGATTTCTCCATGGCGCGGGTGAACTACGGCGTGTTCCTGTACCAGCAAGAGCGCTACGAAGACGCGAAAGAGCAGTTCCTGATCGCCTCGGAAGACCTGACCTACAACCGCCGTTCCTACGCCCTGGCCAATCTCGGCCGCGCGGAATTGCGCTTGCATGAACTGGAAGGCGCCGAGCGCGCATTCAAGAAGGCTCTGGCGTTGAGCAGAGACCTGCCGGTAGCGCTGTTGGAGCTGGCCGAGCTGAAGTTTGAGCAGCAGGATTACGCGCAGGCAAAGCAATATCTGGATCGCTACAGCGAAAAAAATCGCCAGGTTCCGCAATCCCTGTGGCTGGGGATTCGCATTGAAAAAATCTTCGGTAATCGGGACAAGGAAAAGAGTTACGCCCTGGCACTGAAAAACCTCTTTCCCTACTCAGCAGAAACGCTGAAGTACCAGCAGACGATGGCCGAAAATGAGCAGTAG
- a CDS encoding RodZ domain-containing protein, with protein MSSSNSTPEQAQTPVAPEAEVEAQTATLGEQLRAAREQAGLTADELARRLCMTADKLEALEQDALEHFPGSTYVRGYIRNICKELGADETPVLAAFARQAPAEAPRAAVVPKGPVMGGGAVAGGGSGFGPLLLVVAMAAAGGYWWMGQQGTSAVSAEADLAAVAPSDTTLGAQDFAVAAAPSPDVEMAEDFAPETDAQLAETLGDDAESAGREPLTAQAPQPAREPQPSEQLELAEQPEPTVQPQRVEETTLAQVSQPVEAPSLQQATAEPTQAHQEAQAAIPAQTSALALSFSEESWVEVTDAAGNKLLATLQAAGSEVELKGEAPFSLMLGNAAATTVRYAGEVVDSAPLGNRRTRKLTVGG; from the coding sequence ATGAGCAGTAGTAATTCGACCCCCGAACAGGCGCAAACCCCAGTGGCCCCAGAGGCAGAGGTAGAGGCGCAGACCGCGACCCTCGGCGAGCAGCTGCGCGCTGCCCGCGAGCAGGCCGGCCTGACCGCAGACGAGCTGGCGCGCCGCCTGTGCATGACCGCAGACAAGCTTGAGGCATTGGAACAGGATGCGCTGGAGCACTTCCCGGGCAGTACCTACGTTCGCGGTTATATCCGCAATATTTGCAAAGAGCTGGGCGCAGACGAGACGCCGGTGCTGGCGGCCTTCGCCAGGCAGGCACCGGCGGAAGCGCCACGTGCGGCCGTAGTCCCCAAGGGGCCGGTGATGGGGGGCGGCGCGGTGGCCGGCGGTGGCTCCGGCTTTGGTCCGCTGCTGCTAGTAGTCGCGATGGCCGCGGCGGGTGGTTACTGGTGGATGGGGCAGCAGGGCACATCAGCAGTGTCAGCGGAGGCCGATCTCGCGGCCGTCGCACCATCCGATACGACGCTCGGGGCCCAGGATTTCGCGGTTGCCGCCGCGCCGAGTCCCGACGTAGAGATGGCCGAGGACTTCGCGCCGGAAACCGACGCTCAGCTGGCCGAAACCCTTGGTGATGACGCGGAGTCTGCAGGCCGGGAGCCTCTGACTGCGCAAGCGCCGCAGCCAGCACGAGAGCCTCAGCCCTCTGAGCAGCTTGAGCTTGCTGAACAGCCTGAACCCACTGTGCAACCCCAGCGAGTGGAAGAGACCACGCTGGCGCAAGTGTCTCAGCCCGTCGAAGCGCCTTCGCTGCAGCAAGCGACGGCGGAACCGACGCAGGCCCATCAGGAGGCGCAGGCTGCAATCCCTGCACAAACTTCGGCACTCGCGCTTTCATTCAGTGAGGAATCCTGGGTGGAAGTGACCGATGCGGCAGGCAACAAGCTGCTGGCTACCCTGCAAGCGGCGGGCTCCGAGGTGGAGCTCAAGGGTGAGGCGCCGTTCAGCCTGATGCTGGGCAACGCTGCGGCCACCACCGTCCGCTATGCGGGCGAGGTAGTGGATAGCGCGCCCCTCGGTAACCGTCGCACCCGCAAGCTGACCGTGGGCGGCTAA